The DNA window CTGAGGCATTGGAGGAGGAGTGCAAAGAACTAACTGCTATTGCAAAAGAACATAAAATTAAGAAAGAGTGTGAGATTTTTGTTGGTGGATTGGATCGAGATGCTGTTGAGGAGGACTTGAGACAGGTTTTTGAGAAAATTGGTGAGGTGGTTGAAGTTAGGTTGCATAAGAATCCAATAACCAACAAGAATAAGGGATATGCTTTTGTGAAATTTTCAAATAAAGAACATGCAAAGCATGCCTTGTTAGAAATGAAGAACCCGGTTGTAAGTATTAGTTATAGTATTTGCTTTGTCCATTCATCAACTGAATTTGACTTTCCAGTTCGCAGATTTGTGGGAAACGATGTGGGACGGCACCTAGTGAAGACAATGACACATTGTTTTTGGGAAATATTTGCAATACATGGACAAAAGAAGCTGTGAGCATATAATGGTATTTATTGCATGGCCATTATCTTAATTTGTATGCTTACTCTTGCTATATTCTTGTTTTACAGATCAAACAAAACCTTAAAGAATATGGTATTGAAGGAGTTGAGAATATTACTCTTGTCCCAGATGTTCAACATGAAGGGTTGAGCCGTGGTTTTGCATTTTTAGAGTTCTCTTGCCATGCCGATGCAATGCTTGCATACAAGAGACTACAAAAGCCTGATGTTGTATTTGGACACCCTGAGAGAACTGCCAAAGTAGCTTTTGCTGAACCGTTGCGGGAGCCTGATCCAGAGATAATGGCCAAGGTAAAAACTGTATTTCTTGATTCACTTCCTCCTCATTGGGATGAAGATCGTGTAAGGGAAAAACTCAAAGGTTATGGAGAGATCGTGCGAATTGTATTGGCCCGCAACATGTCAACTGCTAAGAGAAAGGACTTTGGATTTGTTGATTTCTCCACCCATAAAGCTGCTACAGCTTGTGTAGATGGTGTGAATAATAAACAGCTGGGTGATGGGAACTCAAAGGTACCATATATAGTTTGATAGTAATTTCCTTAGCCTGGCCTTCTCTAGAaaacattttcttttatatttagtGTTGTTGcacaaatttttttcttgtttcctttttgttttttgatAAGACTGATTGTGGCATACACCTTTGTTGCACCAGTCAAGCTAGCAAAGATGCTAAGCACACTTGAAAAGGAACCCTGGAATGGTCCTTCTATGATGAATAGATGTGATTACACACCACTTGTCAGGCATACAAGTACCGTAGAATACTCATCCTTTACAATGTTTCTAGAAAATGTGTAGCTTGTCAAAAACATCACTAGAACATTATAAAGACATGGCGTGTCACCTCCCTTTCGTGTTTTGAATtccatcaatatatttttaatgtattaaaattGCTCTTTCTCCTGTAGACAAAAGTCAGAGCAAGGCTATCGAATCCTATGCCTAAAACACAAGCTATTAAGGGGGGAATGTCTGGTGGGTTTCGAATTGGAAGTGGTGGCAATGGCACATTTTCAAGATTTGGTAATCATTTATATTTTGGAAATAGATATATGTTGTTGTCTGTGCATTTTTGTTACTTACAAATTATTTTCTTATAGGGAGAACCTTTGGCCAGGTTGGACATCGCTTTAACTCGAAAGGTTTCCAACATGGCCGGTATTACCATCAAAATGAACATGGTCGAACTAGTACAAATGAGCATGACTTTCACAATCGAAATTCTGAGTTCCATCGGCAGCAAGTTATGGGTAAAAGTTTAAACCAATTAATTATTGCTCCATCTAGCTTTCTGTCCTTAAACTACAGATGCAAGTCATGCAACTTATACAAATAAGGATCTTGCATTGTACAGTTTAGAACTTGACGTATTTAATTACACCAAATCAGGTGGAAGAAGGGGCTCTTATGGGGATGATTATCGCACATCCAGTAGAGCTGCCTCATTTGTTAGCCCTTCAAGATATAATTTGAGTAGGTCTTGGTATGATGGCCCTGAAAGGGCATGGAGGGAGCATGCTCCGCTTAGGAGGCAACCGTTTTCTCCTCAACGAGCCTTTGATCAACCTTATGGTGGGCAGCAATATGATGACCCTTATTATTATGATGAAAGTGCACATAGCATGAAGAGGCCATTTTATATGACAGTAAGTGTTAATTTTCCTACCATATCTACATTCTGCTGTCCCGGcttttgttttttgtttgaaACTTTGACTGTGCTCTTAGGACCATGATCCTGAATACATGGAGCCTCCTAGATTCCGTCCTCGAATGGATCATCCTTATCCAGAAGTTACTTTTCATGAAACCCGCCATCGTGGTGTGTATTTCATTTTGCTAATGTTTCTTTTGTTTGCTGCTCCTGTGAATCTGTTTTTACCGTATCACTCATTCATGTGGCTATGTGCTTTAGATCCTCATCATGCAGCTGGTAGTGGTCTCTACTCCCATGATTATTTTGGTTCTGATGTGAGTAATCAACCCATAGCTCCCTGTTAATGCATTTAAGTATTCAATTAACAATTTCATGATGGccaattatttcattttgttataGTATGATGCATATCCCCCGTATTATCGGGATCATTCCTATGGAGGCAGCTACTAGTAGCAGGCTCAAGAACTGTTGGTAATTTCAATTGCTTGACGTAATTTGTTTTCTTAAACCCAATACTGAGTTTTGCTAATATTCTAGAAGCTCTTGCTCAATTTGTCTTGGTGGGCATGGAAATGCAGATGCAGCTCACTGGGAAGGACAGAGGCTTACTTGAAAAAAGCGGTTGAACCTGCCTTTTAACTTCTTTCAGTTTTCTGTTTTCTTATCCTGCATTTCCTCATGCTCCTACCTCCTATTTTGATCTCTTTCCCCTTTCTATTAACTTTTAGtagaaaataaattatgataTGTCTAGTGTGTGTAGGTGGTCTAGTAAGAActtaatcaagaaatcatgtaccATGGAGATCAAGGGTTTCTGATACAATTTATTGTGCTGTAGTATGGAAAAAGATTTCCTAGAATGCTAATTTTTGAGATTGTGGACAGAACGTATTGACTGATGAGCATTATTCATAAATCTCCATATATGTTAAGCATCTGGTTggaaagtatttcttaaagtggAAAGTTTCATGCTAAGTTTATGATTCTATTAATGGAGATTCTGAAGTTAAAACTTTAGATCACTATTGAGAAATCGGTGGTGTCTTTTGAAGATTCCAGGAGCTGGATGAGGTGTATACCTTGTATACATGACATATACGAATCATGTTAATATAAATTCTGTTTGGGAGTTTTTTATGGATGGGATTGGCACGTGATTACTTGTGGTGATAGTTTTTGATCTTGATATCATCCTTCATCCGTATGAGTCAAGGTTGGATATGTCTGCCTATCATACGTCTAATCTCTTTCTGTTCTTAGGTACTTAAACTTATGTATTACTTGTATCTGCAACTTATACAAAGGTTTATACAGAAGAACTTCTGATTTCGATCCCAACTTTATAGGAGAACAAATCTTCAAGAGGTTGATCTTCCATTACTTTTAGAgagaaattttggtattttattacTCGAATAAATCTTTAATTTCCTATTGGGCTGAAACTGAAATTGATTTTCTAGTGAGACGGTTTGCATCTCTCACTGGTGGTGGCGTTAAAAAGATCTTCAGCTTTCCTTTATCTTACTAATAGTGTATTGATCTGGAAATATATTGGTCTGCATGCAAGTAATTGCAGTTTTCGTGGATAGATCTCTGCACTTTTACTTTAGATGATTTAATTGCTAATGCAATCTTTAAGTTTCAGGCATTTCTAAGTGGCCATCAGAATTAAGGATCAGATCATATATGCAATTTAGGAGATATATTACCAGCTTAAACCacaaaaagagaaaataactttGGTTCCATTTCTTTTAGGGATATTAACTATTATTCGGGCTATAGATTGGAGgggttttctttccttttttttgtttttgttttgtgtgtgtgtgtctcGCAGGTGGCTGTTTCTTGTGAGGAGAGAAACTTGTGGAATCATCTCTGCCGTTAAGAAATGGATATTTTGCAGCATTTTTTAAGTTCTATCTGCTCATTCAAGAAATAGTTACCAGTTCATCCCTTAACAATTTGCAATTGCGTTGATGATTTCTCAAACCAATAGTGGGAATTTGCTATTCTCTGCTCATATTCATTTAATTCTTAATAGTTTTCAGTTCTCGTAGGTCAattgcttgcatcttaagtgACAATATGGATGTGTAGGGCAAGCTGGTTCAATGTGAATATGAGATGTTTCAGATGACATAAAAGTTGTTTTTGAGGTCAAATAGTAGGTGGAAGGGaaacaaaatgatgaaaatgtcaaTATAAATGTCTTTGCAGTTCATTATGACGAGGCACATTTTACATATACAATTTGTCAGTTACATGGTACATTAGTCTTGTGGTAGTCAGTGGGCATGATGGTTGATAAACACTTTGTTTTGTTTGTTCAATCTGTTGCAAGGAAGATGCTTACATTTACATGATACTGTTAATGGAAGTTTTCCAGTCTTCTAGGATTGCCAATCATGTTAATCTATAATAATTTGAATGATTAACGAATCTGTGGAGTGGATGTAGTTATTGTGTGATCTATTTGCCTTTGGAATATGCCGTCGGTTATGGTGGTACGGTAGTTCTTCTTTGTATTTCAGTTCTAGACTATTTTCTGGTTAGTCTGCTGTTTTCTCTGTTGTTTTCGTTTATGGTTGTGAAAGCTCTATTTTAGGAAATAGTGGAAGTAGATTTTTGCATGCACTGTTGTCTGGGAAGCTGGTTTTGGATTTGGTGAATTTTTGCAAGCTGCATTTTAAGTTGCCTCAGTAGTTTAGGTTTCTGGACCAGTTGCAGCTTGTCAAATGATAAGGCTGtattttttatggaaattttaATTGTCAACAAGACGCATGTAGCTCCCTTTCTCATCCCTGAAAGTTTTGAGTTCCATTCTTGTCTATGAGCGGCGAGTTGTAATAGGAGCGAAACTATTGCATTTATGCatgttttatcattattattgacTAGAATCAAGAGATATTAAGTCATTGTTCTCTATATTCTTGGATTATTAAATCTAACAGGGGATTTGGtgtgattgaaaaataataaattttaagtaatttactTGGTAGGagagtaatttttatgtttgatgtctgttaaaaagtatatatattgaGAATGTAGCTTTGTTTTGTAATTACTTTCTTTCAATTGTGTTATGTGATCCCTTTGAATAGAGGTGAGAAAGTAGCATTTTCATGTAATTGGAAAGTTAAAAATATACTTTTGAGGTCAAGAAGTTACTAGTCAAATGGTAATAACTTGGGTTCCAGTTCTATTGATATGAGGTTCAAGGTTAGATACTTAGCTCCTTCTCCTCTCCTTTGATTTTGATAGAAGCTttgattgtaattttttttctttaaaaccctttaattttaaattgattttaagtactataaaattgaaatttatattctaatttaaatatatattaaacatataaattattttaaatttaattacatattaattttgaggtaaatgtatttttttatttaaaatagataaatattatttaaagagaaatatattaaattgtgttagttaataataaatattatttggaaatgttaaatttaataaaatttgtattttatttgatgagtataattttaaaaattacatcacATTCCTAATAAAAGCGTTTAGTGAATAAaatattatgtaatatttttaaatttttaattaacacCTTTTCATTGGCACTAAATATTGTAATTTACGATTTTGACAATCACATTTTCAGCAAGAGTATTTTCAGAAATCAAAGTCTATTATGATCATGGGAAAATACAAACATCGCTTAAATGTTGAATTGGTTGGgtgttttttcttaatttttaggGCGTAGaaaatcttcaaatattttcagaaaaagtaattaagtcaatttttttttgtatttaattagatatttgaacttttaaaatgtattataaagatctttaaattttttttaaaaaagtaattaagtttttttatttaattgggtACTTGAATAGTCAAAATGTATCTACAAGGTCTTTTAATAGTTAACTTTAATAGTTGATCATTAGAGTTAATTGtccttaactttttttaattaaaatcacctTGTGTTACAATCACATTGTGACAtgtgacaaaaaattataaaaaagtaaataaaagttattaaattttaataaaaatataaaaaatataaaaattttattaaaaatagaaaatatatataaaaaattgtaagattttataaaaattattaaaaaaattataaaatacatctAAAAGACCCTTTaaccattaattttaatttttttttaagttaactgtcaaaaggttttttttatatatatttttaaagttcaataccaaattgaataaaaaaaagcgTAGGggattaattgtttttttttttttaaaagtttgagaGATTAATTTTTACCCAAGTTCAAGTACCCTTAAGTTTAATTTTTACGCGTTACAAATTTTAActacaaaattagaaaaaaaagttgtttaattttaaatttatttttcagtcctatagaattaaaattaaaatttatatgctaatttaaaacttattttaataatcatatattaatttttgagataaatgttgtaatgtattttaaatatcatttgaaGGTAAGGGATTTAGTTGTAACAGTAaaagttttacacctttttctaATCCTTGATCacaattaaatgattaaaacatTATTCTAATTAAAAACATGCCTTATTTTTGTATTCTCTCTTTTTACTTTCATCATCATGCCATTACTTAAGAGATTAACATTCTCATTTAAGAAAAACATATAGATCAACATCAACATTTGTTAATTGCAGACAAAAAAATTTTCTCCCCACTTTCCACTAAAACAATGCAAcacaatttcatttttttttttaggaTAAGAGAGAAATTCATTATTAATCTAAATTTATCTTCCTTTTCAACAATTACCATTCATTTTCGCCTCATAGCTACTTCTTTAAAATTATTTGGAAGTTATAGAAGCTAAGACATCCATTTTAGAAGGATTTTAATGACTTTTTTTAttagtaaaatttaaatacaCAATGATTCTACAACTTTATATTCAATGTTTAAAAACATTCGagtgaaaattcattaaaaaaaaccttgagaattaaataatttaattggatATTAAAAAAGTTAGATTAAATGGTAAAAGAAGATAAATAGAGATGGATTTTGATGTTGATCTCAAAGTTAAGGGGAGATGAAGATTTAAATGTGATCAAGGACTAAAAAAAGGTGTAAAATCTTTTAGTTTTGTACAAAGTGGATCTCTCttaaaattatatgtttgataataataaatattatttgatgcGGATAATTTTGAACTCTCATTTTTAATAGTGCTTGCCAGCTCTACTTGGAGTTACCAAGATGGTGTGGCCTGTAAAGGGAAACTTTGCGCTGGTATGTATCCAACAAAATCATCCACATAGGCAGGCAGCCCATGGTTTTTGTTTTAATGAGATTGTTAATTGTGAGGGTATCATCATGAAGTAGGTTTCTCTTCAACCACTTTAAAATTATCCTTAAATGCCAATAGTGTGAAATCATTAAATATTGGACTTGATTGAATTTT is part of the Gossypium hirsutum isolate 1008001.06 chromosome D11, Gossypium_hirsutum_v2.1, whole genome shotgun sequence genome and encodes:
- the LOC107912795 gene encoding nucleolin isoform X1 — encoded protein: MRIRNQGTAEPATTRKTPPTRKSAAKNSSGCTDAAAESTALKTAGTKQASAAKAKQMEKNEISTVIIDGSDSNLERSAVEEVKSSPEATRLTPESKATPGTKLVSKRTPGRPKRAVSAKGKAVSVVNSEGTASEKVLESPNKVEMEHQKVKEREKIEETGKSKLEEEVPCDGNIEEYVAKEDSLLVSGTDRKIVDLNVKEGRKGKLSGEDVQMEQDRYGSFDDEFEYGDRVDFGDHDDEVLADDDVDDPIEETEALEEECKELTAIAKEHKIKKECEIFVGGLDRDAVEEDLRQVFEKIGEVVEVRLHKNPITNKNKGYAFVKFSNKEHAKHALLEMKNPVICGKRCGTAPSEDNDTLFLGNICNTWTKEAIKQNLKEYGIEGVENITLVPDVQHEGLSRGFAFLEFSCHADAMLAYKRLQKPDVVFGHPERTAKVAFAEPLREPDPEIMAKVKTVFLDSLPPHWDEDRVREKLKGYGEIVRIVLARNMSTAKRKDFGFVDFSTHKAATACVDGVNNKQLGDGNSKTKVRARLSNPMPKTQAIKGGMSGGFRIGSGGNGTFSRFGRTFGQVGHRFNSKGFQHGRYYHQNEHGRTSTNEHDFHNRNSEFHRQQVMGGRRGSYGDDYRTSSRAASFVSPSRYNLSRSWYDGPERAWREHAPLRRQPFSPQRAFDQPYGGQQYDDPYYYDESAHSMKRPFYMTDHDPEYMEPPRFRPRMDHPYPEVTFHETRHRDPHHAAGSGLYSHDYFGSDYDAYPPYYRDHSYGGSY
- the LOC107912795 gene encoding nuclear localization sequence-binding protein isoform X2 translates to MRIRNQGTAEPATTRKTPPTRKSAAKNSSGCTDAAAESTALKTAGTKQASAAKAKQMEKNEISTVIIDGSDSNLERSAVEEVKSSPEATRLTPESKATPGTKLVSKRTPGRPKRAVSAKGKAVSVVNSEGTASEKVLESPNKVEMEHQKVKEREKIEETGKSKLEEEVPCDGNIEEYVAKEDSLLVSGTDRKIVDLNVKEGRKGKLSGEDVQMEQDRYGSFDDEFEYGDRVDFGDHDDEVLADDDVDDPIEETEALEEECKELTAIAKEHKIKKECEIFVGGLDRDAVEEDLRQVFEKIGEVVEVRLHKNPITNKNKGYAFVKFSNKEHAKHALLEMKNPVICGKRCGTAPSEDNDTLFLGNICNTWTKEAIKQNLKEYGIEGVENITLVPDVQHEGLSRGFAFLEFSCHADAMLAYKRLQKPDVVFGHPERTAKVAFAEPLREPDPEIMAKTKVRARLSNPMPKTQAIKGGMSGGFRIGSGGNGTFSRFGRTFGQVGHRFNSKGFQHGRYYHQNEHGRTSTNEHDFHNRNSEFHRQQVMGGRRGSYGDDYRTSSRAASFVSPSRYNLSRSWYDGPERAWREHAPLRRQPFSPQRAFDQPYGGQQYDDPYYYDESAHSMKRPFYMTDHDPEYMEPPRFRPRMDHPYPEVTFHETRHRDPHHAAGSGLYSHDYFGSDYDAYPPYYRDHSYGGSY
- the LOC107912795 gene encoding heterogeneous nuclear ribonucleoprotein Q isoform X3, whose translation is MRIRNQGTAEPATTRKTPPTRKSAAKNSSGCTDAAAESTALKTAGTKQASAAKAKQMEKNEISTVIIDGSDSNLERSAVEEVKSSPEATRLTPESKATPGTKLVSKRTPGRPKRAVSAKGKAVSVVNSEGTASEKVLESPNKVEMEHQKVKEREKIEETGKSKLEEEVPCDGNIEEYVAKEDSLLVSGTDRKIVDLNVKEGRKGKLSGEDVQMEQDRYGSFDDEFEYGDRVDFGDHDDEVLADDDVDDPIEETEALEEECKELTAIAKEHKIKKECEIFVGGLDRDAVEEDLRQVFEKIGEVVEVRLHKNPITNKNKGYAFVKFSNKEHAKHALLEMKNPVICGKRCGTAPSEDNDTLFLGNICNTWTKEAIKQNLKEYGIEGVENITLVPDVQHEGLSRGFAFLEFSCHADAMLAYKRLQKPDVVFGHPERTAKVAFAEPLREPDPEIMAKVKTVFLDSLPPHWDEDRVREKLKGYGEIVRIVLARNMSTAKRKDFGFVDFSTHKAATACVDGVNNKQLGDGNSKTKVRARLSNPMPKTQAIKGGMSGGFRIGSGGNGTFSRFGRTFGQVGHRFNSKGFQHGRYYHQNEHGRTSTNEHDFHNRNSEFHRQQVMV